TGAACGCAGCGGAGCATCGTGAATTCCCGGCTTTGTTTCATCGCTTCGCGCTGTTGGTGGGATTGAATCGCCTTTTCCTGTGTGCAAGGGCGTGTCCGGGACGGTGTGCATGAAAAGAGGGGCGCTATTGCCGCTGCACGGCGTTTCCGACGGATCGCACCGATTTTTTCTGCGGGGATTTTCTAGAGGAATTGCCGTATCATTCCCTGTCTTGAATAGAAAACTCCGTACCCCGGATAAGGAGGTACGGAGTTTTTATCTCTCGGAAAAGATGAGTCCGGGTCAGTTTCTGCGGCGGCGCAGAAGCAGGGCGGAGAGCCCCAGAAGGCCCAGAGACGCCGTGGCCGGTTCCGGAACGGAGGTCAGCGCCAGAGTATTGATGCTGCCGCTGCCACCCTGGGACAGGATGTCAAGCCGGGTATTGTCGGCCGTTACGTCAAATGTATAAGTCATCAGCACCCAGTCCCCGGTGTGCGTATTGGCCGTAACGGTGGAACCGTTCAGCGTGGCGCCGGAACCAGTGGAGTAATCGTCAAGAATGGCGGAAATGTTGGCTATGCCGTCGCCGCTGAGGCTGAAGGAAGAAGTATTGCCTGTACCGTAATCGTTCCCGCGGCCTACCAGCATCGTCAGCGTGTAGGTGCCTGCGGACAGATTGTTCAGGGACATGGTGAAGTTGCCATTGGCGGAGCCGGCAGTGTTGACAACGCCCCCCATGGGGTTGCCCAGGGACATGTCCTGGCCGAAGACGTCATAGAACTTGTTGCCATGGCCCGCCAGCGCGGATCCGTTTGCGGTAGCGTCAGTCAGAACGCCGCCTGGACCGCAGCAAACGCCGCCGGTCGTGACGGTGATGGCGGTAGTTTCCCCGTCAGTAGTTGCCAGTGCTCCGGAAGTGTAGGAATTTGAACTCCCTGTGGAAACCTTGTTTACTTTTTGTCCGGCTTCCCCGCGGTAGGTTCCTTCCACAATGGCAGTGCCATTGCCGGAATTGATGCCGAACGATATCAGGACTGTAGAGGCTTCCGCAGCGACGGTTGCCGCAGTCATGGCGGTCAGAATAAATAATGTCTTCTTCATAATATGCAGGGGATAGTCAATGGAATACAACGAACGGGCTACTTGCTGTACCTGCCTATAACGAATTTGGAATCCGAAGTCAATCTACAATTTTAAGGGGAAGGGTTTTGAACAGATTTCCACCGCTTGTACAAACATCACAGGGAGGGAGGACAAGTCTTCCTTTTTCCACGGATAAAGTTGTTCCCGAAGCATGACGAAGGGATAATTTCGCTTCTGTTTTTCTGCCGTTACGGTCCTTGGAGGAGGTGTGAAGAACTTATTTCCAGCAGATTGCATTTATCAAAAAAGATGGAATGAATTCGTTACTTCACCAGGATATGGAATACTGAACCAGCCGAAAAGAACCGGATTGTTCCCCCAAAGTAAACCTGCCGGATTCCAAATTCGACCCAATTTTTTTCTTCAGTACAACTTTTTTATATTCAATATATATGACAAAATATCGCAAAAAAATCCTCCATGAAACATGGAGGATTGAAAGAGAACATCTGCGAATAA
This genomic stretch from Akkermansia biwaensis harbors:
- a CDS encoding PEP-CTERM sorting domain-containing protein, which encodes MKKTLFILTAMTAATVAAEASTVLISFGINSGNGTAIVEGTYRGEAGQKVNKVSTGSSNSYTSGALATTDGETTAITVTTGGVCCGPGGVLTDATANGSALAGHGNKFYDVFGQDMSLGNPMGGVVNTAGSANGNFTMSLNNLSAGTYTLTMLVGRGNDYGTGNTSSFSLSGDGIANISAILDDYSTGSGATLNGSTVTANTHTGDWVLMTYTFDVTADNTRLDILSQGGSGSINTLALTSVPEPATASLGLLGLSALLLRRRRN